DNA from Variovorax sp. V213:
CGCGGCGCGGCCGATGCCGCCGTACACCACGAGGTCTTGCGGGCGCTCGGCCACCTCGGCGTCGAGGTTGTTCTGCAGCATGCGGAACGGCGCCTCGGTGAGCCAGCTCTTGCAGTTGAGCGTGCTGCCGCGCGGAGCGCGGATCACGCGCGTGGGATCGTGGCGCGGATCGGCGGCGTCGGGGTTGTTCAGGGCGAATTTTTCCGGAGCGTTCATGGCGTGGTTCTCCTCAATCGGAATGTCGGTTCTTACGAATGGCTGGGCAGGATGTTCAGCAGCGCGGCCGGCAGCTCGGCCTTCAGCGCCCATTGGCGCATGGCTTCGATGTCGGGCGCGAGGTAGCGGTCGCGTTCGAGGAAGGCGACCTTCTGGCGGATGTTGGCGAATTCGGCTTCGACCAGCGGCGAGCTCTTGAGCTTTCGCTTCAACTCGATACCTTGCGCGGCGGCCATGGCTTCGATGCCCACGACCACCGCCGTGTTGTTGACCATGTCGCCCAGGCGGCGCGCCGCGAAGGTGGCCATCGACACATGGTCTTCCTGGTTGGCCGAGGTGGGGAGGCTGTCGACGCTGGCGGGATGCGCGAGCGACTTGTTCTCCGACGCAAGGGCAGCGGCCGTGACCTGCGCGATCATGAAGCCCGAATTCAGGCCGCCGTCGTGCACCAGGAACGGCGGCAGGCCCGAAAGGCCGGTGTCGAGCAAGAGCGCGATGCGGCGTTCTGCGATGGCGCCGACTTCGCTCACGGCCAGCGCGATGATGTCGGCCGCGAAGGCCACCGGCTCGGCGTGGAAGTTGCCGCCCGAGATCACTTCGCCGGTGTCGCAGAACACCAGCGGGTTGTCCGATGCGGCATTGGCTTCGATCACCAGCACGCGCGCGGCATGGGCGAGGTTGTCGAGGCAGGCGCCCATCACCTGCGGGATGCAGCGCACCGAATACGGGTCTTGCACGCGGCCGCAATCGGCATGCGACGGCACGATCTCGCTGCCTTCGAGCAGCGTGCGCACGGCACCGGCCACCGCGATCTGTCCCGGCTGGCCGCGCGCCGCATGAATGCGCGCATCGAAAGGCTTGATCGAACCCTGGATGGCTTCGAGCGATAGCGCGCCCGACATCAAGGCCGAAGCGAACACGTCTTCGGCGCCGAACAGGCCTGCGAGTGCGAGCGCAGTCGACACCTGCGTGCCGTTGAGCAGCGCCAGGCCTTCCTTGGGGCCGAGCACGAAGGGCTCGAGGCCGACGAGGCGCATGGCCTCGGCGCCGCTGATCACGGCGCCGTCGGCCGTGGTGGCCTCGCCCTCGCCGATGAGCACGCAGGCCATGTGAGCGAGCGGCGCGAGGTCGCCCGAGGCGCCCACCGAGCCCTTGCACGGAATGCGCGGCATGACGCCCGCATTGAACAAGGCCAGCAGCGCATCGACCAGTGCGGGCCGCACGCCGGAGTGGCCGCGCGCCAGGCTCACGGCCTTGGTGGCCAGCACCATGCGCACGACAGGCGCGGTCAGCGCCTCGCCTGTGCCCACGCTGTGCGAGAGCACGAGGTTGCGCTGCAGGTCGGCCAGGTGGTCGTTGCCGATGCGCGTGCTCGCGAGCTTGCCGAAGCCGGTGTTGATGCCGTACACCACCTGGTCGTTGTCGACGATGTGGCGCACCGCCGCTTCGGCGCGCGCCATGCCTTCCTGCACCGAGGGGTCGAGCGCCAGCCGCACGCCACCGGCCTGGATGCGGCGCAGCATCGCGAGGTCCACCGTGCCGGGCGTGAGGGTCAGGGTGGTGGTGGTGGTGTGATGGCTTGTTGGCATGTGAACCTGTCTATACAAGTGGTTGCGAGAGAAAACGTAAGTCGTTAAGGACAAAAACTCAACCGAAAGATGGATTGCCGTCGGCTTTGAAGCGGCTGCCCAGGCTGTAGCGCGACGCGGGATGCAGGCAGCGCACCCAGGTGACCGGCGTGTTGCGCGTCCAGGTGCGGCGCGTGAGCAGCAGGCAGGGATCGGTGGGCTCCATCGCGAGCCGGCTCGCCTGCTCCGCAGTGGGCAGCACGGCATCGACGACGTGTTCGATCTGGTCGAAGGGCACGTTGCGCACCAGGTACTCGCTGGGCGGTACGGCGGCAAAATCCTGCTCGAGGAAATCGGGCACGACCTGCGGATTGACGTAGCGCTCTTCGAGCTGCACCGGCGTGTCGTTCTCCAGATGCAGGCAGACGCTGTGGAACACCGAGGTGCCCGCGCGCATGTCGAGCCAGGCCGCCACGTCGGGCGATGCGGAAACGCGCTCCACCGCGAGCATCTCGCAGCGATAGTCGTGGCCTCGCTGGCGGATTTCGCTCGCGATGTTGGCAATCTGCAGCAGCGTGGACTGCGGCTTGTTCTCGGCCACGAAACTGCCGACGCCGGCCATGCGCACGATGCGGCCCTGCTCCATCAGCTCGCGCAGCGCGCGGTTCACCGTCATGCGCGAGATGCCGAACTGCGCCACCAGTTCGCTCTCGGACGGCAGGCGGTGGCCGGCCGGCCAGGTACCGTCCTGGATCTTGCGGGAGATGTGATCCTTGACTTGCGCATAGAGCGCGAGGGACGGCAAGTCGCGTTTCATGTCAGTGCTCGGCCGCGGCCATCGACTCGGCGCGGATTTCTTCCGTCAGCTGCGCCTTGATGTCCATGAACTCGGGCGAGGTCTTGATCGTGTAGCTGCGCGGATGCGGAAAGTCCACCGCGATCTCGGTCTTGATGCGGCCGGGCCGCGCGCTGAACACCGCCACGCGGTTGGCCATGAAGATCGCCTCGTCGATGTCGTGCGTGACGAACAGCACCGTCTTGCGCGCCGACTCCCAGATGCCGAGCAGCAGTTCCTGCATCAGCACGCGGGTCTGGTTGTCGAGCGCGCCGAAGGGCTCGTCGAGCAGCAGCATCTTGGGGTCGTTGGCGAGCGCGCGCGCAATCGCGGTGCGCTGCTGCATGCCGCCCGAGAGCTGCTTCGGAAAGTGGTTCTCGAAGCCGCGCAGGCCCACCTTGGCGATGAAGAATTCGCTGCGCTCCTTCTGGTCGGCTTCGCTCATGCCGCGCTCGCGCAGGCCGAAGCGGATGTTCTGCGCCACCGTGAGCCACGGGAACAGCGTGTAGCTCTGGAACACCACGCCGCGGTCGGCGCCCGGGCCTTCGATGCGCTCGCCGTCGAGCAGCACCTGGCCGGTGGTCGGGAAGTCGAGCCCCGCGACGATGCGCAGCAGCGTCGACTTGCCGCAGCCCGAAGGGCCGAGGATGGTGACGAAGTCGTTCTCGCGCACCTCGAAGTCAATGGGCAGAAGCGCCTGCGTGCTCTGTCCCTTGGTGCCGGTGAAGACGCGCGAGACGCCCTGGATGGAAAGCTGCTTGTTCGTCATCAGAGTGCCGCCCATGCAAAGAGACGGCGGTTGAGCGCCTTGAAAGCGAAGTCGGACACGAGGCCAATGACGCCGATCACGATGATCCCGAAGATGATCTGCCCGGTGTTGAGCAGGGCCTGGCTGTCGGTGATCATGTGGCCGATGCCCGACGAGGAGCCGATGAGCTCCGCCACGATCACGTAGGTCCAGGCCCAGCCGAGCACGAGGCGCAGCGTTTCGGCAATGCCGGGCGCGGCACCCGGAATGAGCACGCGCGCCACGATGCCGCGGCTCTTGGCGCCCAGCGTGTAGGCCGCCTCGACGAGGTCGCGCCGCGCGCCACCCACGGTCACGGCCACCATCAGCACGATCTGGAAGAAGGAGCCGATGAAGATCACCAGCAGCTTCTGCATTTCGCCGAGGCCCGCCCACAGGATGAGCAGCGGAATGAATGCGGACGCCGGCAGGTAGCGGCAGAACGAGACGAAGGGCTCGAAGAAGGCCTCCACGGCCTTCCATGTGCCCATGGCAATGCCGAGCGGCACCGCCAGCACGGCCGCCAGCAGGAAGCCGCCGAACACGCGCCACACGGTCATGCCCACGTCGCCGATGAAGCCGAACTCGGCGAAGAGCATCCAGCCTTCCTTGAGCATGGTCAACGGGCTGGCAAGGAAGGTCGGCGGCACGAAGCCGCCGAGCGTGGCGATGGACCACACGAGCACGAAGGCCACGAAGAAGGCCAGCCCGAGCACCACGCGGGCGCGCCCGCTGATGGGCTCGAGCGGCGCGAGCGAACGGCGCCGCGCGGGCGCGGCGGCCTGGGAGGGAACGGCCGGCGCAGGCGCCGCCGTGCGCGGCTGCACCTGCGGCAGGGCCTTACTTGACGAAGCTTGCATCGAAGGTGGCCGCGTAGTCTTCAGGGGCCTTGCGGATCACGCCGGCCTCCAGCAGGATGGGCGTGGCTTCCTTCATGAAGCTGGTGAGTTCGCCCGCAAAGAACTTCTGGTTGGCCGCCTTGTCCTGCCAACGCAGGTAGGCCGACGACTTGGCGAACTGCTCGCCGGTCTGCTTCACGGCCGAGCCCATGAGCTCGTTGGCCTTGGCCGGGTCGGCCTTGATCATGTCGAGCGCCTCGAAGTACGACTGCGTGAGCGCCTGCGCGGCCTTGGCATTGGCCTTGAGCCAGGTGGGCGCGCAGCCCACGGTGTCCATCACCATCGGGTAGTCGAGGGTGGTGGCCAGGATCTTGCCGGCGGTGGGGTTGGCGCGCACGGTCGACAGGTAGGGCTCGTAGGTCATGGCGGCGTCGTTCTGGCCGGCCACGAAGGCCTGGGCGGCGGGCTGCGGCTCGAGCGACACCACCTTCACGTCCTTCAGCGTCATGCCGTTCTTGTTGAGCATCCAGGCCAGGCCGAAATAGGGCGCCGTGCCAGGCGCGCTCACGCCGATGGTCTTGCCCTTGAGGTCGGCGAAGCTCTTCACGTCGTTGCGCACCGCGAGGCCGTCGGCGCCGTAGGACTTGTCCATCTGGAAGATCTGCACGATGGGCACGCCGTTGGCGTTCCAGGCCACGTGCGTCTCCACCGTGGTGGCCGCGCACTGGATGGCGCCCGAGGCCAGCGCCAGGTGGCGGTCCTTCTGCGGAATCATCTTGAGTTCGACGTCCAGGCCGTTCTTCTTGAAGATGCCGGCCTTGTCGGCCAGCGAGAGCGGCGCGAAACCGGTCCAGCCGGACATGCCCAGCGCGATCTTGGTTTCCTGCGCGGCGGCCGTTCCGGCCATGCCCGCTGCACATGCGCCTGCTGCCAGCAGGGAGGCGATTTTCACAACTACCGTCTTGACCATGGGTACTCCTGGTTCTGTTCTTTGGGAAAAAGCTCGGCGATGCGCTCCGGTGTCCGGGCTGC
Protein-coding regions in this window:
- the hutH gene encoding histidine ammonia-lyase, yielding MPTSHHTTTTTLTLTPGTVDLAMLRRIQAGGVRLALDPSVQEGMARAEAAVRHIVDNDQVVYGINTGFGKLASTRIGNDHLADLQRNLVLSHSVGTGEALTAPVVRMVLATKAVSLARGHSGVRPALVDALLALFNAGVMPRIPCKGSVGASGDLAPLAHMACVLIGEGEATTADGAVISGAEAMRLVGLEPFVLGPKEGLALLNGTQVSTALALAGLFGAEDVFASALMSGALSLEAIQGSIKPFDARIHAARGQPGQIAVAGAVRTLLEGSEIVPSHADCGRVQDPYSVRCIPQVMGACLDNLAHAARVLVIEANAASDNPLVFCDTGEVISGGNFHAEPVAFAADIIALAVSEVGAIAERRIALLLDTGLSGLPPFLVHDGGLNSGFMIAQVTAAALASENKSLAHPASVDSLPTSANQEDHVSMATFAARRLGDMVNNTAVVVGIEAMAAAQGIELKRKLKSSPLVEAEFANIRQKVAFLERDRYLAPDIEAMRQWALKAELPAALLNILPSHS
- the hutC gene encoding histidine utilization repressor, whose protein sequence is MKRDLPSLALYAQVKDHISRKIQDGTWPAGHRLPSESELVAQFGISRMTVNRALRELMEQGRIVRMAGVGSFVAENKPQSTLLQIANIASEIRQRGHDYRCEMLAVERVSASPDVAAWLDMRAGTSVFHSVCLHLENDTPVQLEERYVNPQVVPDFLEQDFAAVPPSEYLVRNVPFDQIEHVVDAVLPTAEQASRLAMEPTDPCLLLTRRTWTRNTPVTWVRCLHPASRYSLGSRFKADGNPSFG
- a CDS encoding ABC transporter ATP-binding protein; protein product: MTNKQLSIQGVSRVFTGTKGQSTQALLPIDFEVRENDFVTILGPSGCGKSTLLRIVAGLDFPTTGQVLLDGERIEGPGADRGVVFQSYTLFPWLTVAQNIRFGLRERGMSEADQKERSEFFIAKVGLRGFENHFPKQLSGGMQQRTAIARALANDPKMLLLDEPFGALDNQTRVLMQELLLGIWESARKTVLFVTHDIDEAIFMANRVAVFSARPGRIKTEIAVDFPHPRSYTIKTSPEFMDIKAQLTEEIRAESMAAAEH
- a CDS encoding ABC transporter permease yields the protein MQASSSKALPQVQPRTAAPAPAVPSQAAAPARRRSLAPLEPISGRARVVLGLAFFVAFVLVWSIATLGGFVPPTFLASPLTMLKEGWMLFAEFGFIGDVGMTVWRVFGGFLLAAVLAVPLGIAMGTWKAVEAFFEPFVSFCRYLPASAFIPLLILWAGLGEMQKLLVIFIGSFFQIVLMVAVTVGGARRDLVEAAYTLGAKSRGIVARVLIPGAAPGIAETLRLVLGWAWTYVIVAELIGSSSGIGHMITDSQALLNTGQIIFGIIVIGVIGLVSDFAFKALNRRLFAWAAL
- a CDS encoding ABC transporter substrate-binding protein, which translates into the protein MVKTVVVKIASLLAAGACAAGMAGTAAAQETKIALGMSGWTGFAPLSLADKAGIFKKNGLDVELKMIPQKDRHLALASGAIQCAATTVETHVAWNANGVPIVQIFQMDKSYGADGLAVRNDVKSFADLKGKTIGVSAPGTAPYFGLAWMLNKNGMTLKDVKVVSLEPQPAAQAFVAGQNDAAMTYEPYLSTVRANPTAGKILATTLDYPMVMDTVGCAPTWLKANAKAAQALTQSYFEALDMIKADPAKANELMGSAVKQTGEQFAKSSAYLRWQDKAANQKFFAGELTSFMKEATPILLEAGVIRKAPEDYAATFDASFVK